One Microvirga thermotolerans DNA window includes the following coding sequences:
- a CDS encoding chromosome partitioning protein ParA, with protein sequence MSSGWMPFKNRFGKRSEEAAASLPQVSQVSLPQRQADTADAADPARAPSPSKEEPVLVRPNGALDSVGQKNELIRVRFANMLDRLEEIRSLKDDFALLNEPVNELIRAYPQLQSRLLETEAVLRQETDTTAQLRRELAELTNAQARMTDDLSATVSQLRKAETRLREQDSLIEDLRLGLKDKEAVVADLENQLTIETERARSITEENQALRLEAQEADQTVARAERELIEVRERNGLLDHEVKRLQKVAEEQNYRLSSLTNRYAELETQLEATRQRASELETKLMSEQVLRQRLETQLDSECSAHQTDLSALDMKIEGLNSRLAATDKILAHTRDQLRDKNEALRGVERSLKEITIEKNTVERRLEATQQEVERQVAMVNELQRSRIELQERVEMLNKAIAAKDFQIESADNKVASLTERIDQLTKRFEQDRSTLEAANRRLTEELQNEKAERSLIQGALEIARESRIKIQKKYVSLRKKTRLDTAEDDPLLLEEEGMEAESNVRPLKSSDAE encoded by the coding sequence ATGTCATCCGGGTGGATGCCTTTCAAGAACCGTTTCGGCAAGAGGTCGGAAGAGGCGGCGGCGAGCCTGCCACAGGTGAGCCAGGTGAGCCTGCCCCAGAGGCAGGCAGACACCGCCGATGCCGCCGATCCGGCTCGCGCGCCTTCGCCGTCGAAGGAGGAGCCGGTTCTCGTCCGCCCCAACGGCGCCCTCGATTCCGTCGGCCAGAAGAACGAGCTGATCCGGGTCCGCTTCGCCAACATGCTCGACCGGCTGGAGGAGATCCGCAGCCTCAAGGACGACTTCGCCCTCCTGAACGAGCCGGTGAACGAGCTGATCCGCGCCTATCCCCAGCTCCAGTCCCGTCTCCTGGAGACCGAGGCCGTGCTGCGGCAGGAGACCGACACCACGGCGCAGCTGCGCCGCGAGCTCGCCGAGCTGACCAATGCCCAGGCGCGCATGACGGACGACCTCTCGGCCACCGTCTCCCAGCTGCGCAAGGCCGAGACGCGGCTGCGGGAGCAGGATTCCCTCATCGAGGACCTGCGCCTCGGCCTGAAGGACAAGGAGGCCGTCGTCGCCGACCTCGAGAACCAGCTGACCATCGAGACCGAGCGCGCCCGCAGCATCACGGAGGAGAACCAGGCTCTCCGGCTGGAGGCGCAGGAGGCCGACCAGACCGTCGCCCGCGCCGAGCGCGAGCTGATCGAGGTCCGTGAGCGCAACGGCCTGCTCGATCACGAGGTGAAGCGGCTTCAGAAGGTGGCCGAGGAGCAGAACTACCGCCTGTCGAGCCTCACCAACCGCTATGCCGAGCTGGAGACCCAGCTCGAGGCGACCCGCCAGCGCGCTTCGGAGCTGGAGACCAAGCTCATGAGCGAGCAGGTCCTGCGCCAGCGGCTGGAGACCCAGCTCGATTCCGAGTGCTCGGCGCACCAGACGGACCTGTCGGCCCTCGACATGAAGATCGAAGGCCTCAATTCGCGGCTCGCCGCCACGGACAAGATCCTGGCCCATACCCGCGACCAGCTGCGGGACAAGAACGAGGCCCTGCGCGGCGTCGAGCGCAGCCTGAAGGAAATCACCATCGAGAAGAACACGGTGGAGCGCCGCCTGGAGGCCACCCAGCAGGAGGTCGAGCGGCAGGTCGCCATGGTGAACGAGCTCCAGCGCTCCCGCATCGAGCTGCAGGAGCGGGTGGAGATGCTCAACAAGGCCATCGCGGCCAAGGATTTCCAGATCGAGAGCGCCGACAACAAGGTGGCGAGCCTCACCGAGCGGATCGACCAGCTCACCAAGCGCTTCGAGCAGGACCGCAGCACCCTCGAGGCCGCCAACCGCCGCCTCACGGAGGAACTGCAGAACGAGAAGGCGGAACGCTCCCTCATCCAGGGCGCCCTGGAGATCGCGCGCGAGAGCCGCATCAAGATCCAGAAGAAGTATGTCTCCCTGCGCAAGAAGACCCGCCTCGACACCGCCGAGGACGATCCGCTCCTCCTCGAAGAGGAAGGTATGGAGGCCGAAAGCAACGTGAGGCCGCTCAAGTCTTCGGACGCGGAGTAG
- the glcF gene encoding glycolate oxidase subunit GlcF, with product MQTNFTPDQLKDPAMASSEKILRTCVHCGFCTATCPTYLLLGDELDSPRGRIYLIKDMLEGGKPATPEVVKHIDRCLSCLSCMTTCPSGVHYMHLVDHARAYIEATYTRPWHDRLLRAVLAAILPYPNRFRMAIGAALLAKPFRGLIGSLPLLGSRLRAMIELAPARVPARSPFDRPGTFKASGPRRGRVAILSGCAQPVLKPGFNEAAVRLLNRHGIEVVQPRGEGCCGALVHHMGREEEGHAFARRNIDAWIAEMDGEGLDAIVVTASGCGTTIKDYGFMFRNDPDYAEKAARVSSIAKDITEYVSGLGLMDPVRETDLVVAYHSACSMQHGQQIRTEPKALLKKAGFVVKDVPEGHICCGSAGTYNLLQPEIAAQLRARKVANIERTRPDLIATGNIGCMTQIGKGTALPVVHTVELLDWATGGPVPEALEEAGLDRRLAPAAVAAE from the coding sequence ATGCAGACCAATTTCACCCCCGACCAGCTGAAGGACCCCGCGATGGCGAGTTCGGAGAAGATCCTCCGGACGTGTGTGCATTGCGGCTTCTGCACCGCCACCTGCCCGACCTACCTTCTTCTGGGCGACGAGCTCGATTCCCCGCGCGGGCGCATCTACCTCATCAAGGACATGCTGGAGGGCGGCAAGCCGGCGACGCCGGAGGTGGTCAAGCACATCGACCGCTGCCTGTCCTGCCTGTCCTGCATGACGACCTGCCCCTCGGGCGTTCACTACATGCACCTGGTGGACCACGCCCGCGCCTATATCGAGGCCACCTATACGAGGCCCTGGCACGACCGGCTCCTGCGCGCCGTCCTCGCGGCGATCCTGCCCTATCCCAACCGCTTCCGCATGGCGATCGGGGCCGCGCTTCTCGCCAAGCCGTTCAGGGGGCTCATCGGGTCGCTGCCGCTCCTCGGCTCCCGCCTGAGGGCGATGATCGAGCTTGCTCCCGCCCGCGTCCCGGCGCGCTCGCCGTTCGACAGGCCCGGCACCTTCAAGGCGAGCGGCCCGCGCCGCGGGCGCGTGGCCATCCTGTCCGGCTGCGCGCAGCCGGTCCTCAAGCCGGGCTTCAACGAGGCGGCGGTGAGGCTGCTCAACCGGCACGGAATCGAGGTGGTCCAGCCGCGCGGCGAGGGGTGCTGCGGCGCCCTGGTCCACCACATGGGACGCGAGGAGGAGGGCCACGCCTTCGCCAGGCGCAACATCGACGCCTGGATCGCCGAGATGGATGGGGAGGGGCTCGACGCGATCGTCGTCACCGCCTCCGGCTGCGGCACCACGATCAAGGATTACGGCTTCATGTTCCGGAACGATCCGGACTATGCGGAGAAGGCCGCCCGCGTCTCAAGCATCGCCAAGGACATCACGGAATACGTCTCCGGGCTCGGCCTGATGGATCCCGTGCGCGAGACCGATCTCGTGGTGGCCTACCACTCGGCCTGTTCCATGCAGCACGGCCAGCAGATCCGCACCGAGCCCAAGGCGCTCCTCAAGAAGGCGGGCTTCGTCGTCAAGGACGTGCCGGAGGGGCATATCTGCTGCGGCTCCGCCGGGACCTACAACCTCCTCCAGCCCGAGATCGCCGCCCAGCTGCGGGCCCGCAAGGTGGCCAATATCGAGCGGACGCGACCCGACCTCATCGCCACCGGAAACATCGGGTGCATGACCCAGATCGGGAAGGGCACGGCCCTCCCCGTCGTCCATACGGTCGAGCTGCTCGACTGGGCGACCGGCGGTCCGGTGCCGGAGGCGCTGGAGGAGGCGGGCCTCGACCGGCGGCTCGCCCCCGCCGCCGTCGCCGCGGAATGA